In Fodinibius saliphilus, a genomic segment contains:
- a CDS encoding AbrB/MazE/SpoVT family DNA-binding domain-containing protein codes for METKIKKIGNDVAIVIPKELVDKLHLNIGDKLNIEKRGDGLMLKHMDSEFEEWAEVYRQANSEYKKVLKEL; via the coding sequence ATGGAAACGAAAATTAAAAAAATCGGTAATGACGTAGCAATTGTGATACCTAAAGAGCTTGTAGACAAACTGCATTTAAATATAGGTGACAAATTAAATATAGAAAAAAGGGGGGATGGTTTAATGCTAAAGCATATGGATTCAGAATTTGAAGAGTGGGCAGAAGTTTACAGACAAGCTAACAGTGAATATAAAAAAGTCTTAAAGGAGCTTTAA
- the katG gene encoding catalase/peroxidase HPI, whose product MENESKCPFHNGAPKQSAGGGTKNEDWWPNKLNLDILRQHSSLSDPMGEDFDYAEEFEKLDLNEVKQDLYDLMTDSQDWWPADWGHYGGLFIRMAWHSAGTYRVADGRGGGSTGNQRFAPLNSWPDNVNLDKARRLLWPVKKKYGKKISWADLMILAGNCALESMGFETFGFGGGREDIWEPEKDVNWGPEHEMLADERHDKDGNLEGRLAADHMGLIYVNPEGPNADPDPEKAAKFIRQSFARMAMDDEETVALIAGGHTFGKVHGAAPEDHKGPEPEAASIEQQGLGWQSDYGSGKAGDTVSSGLEGAWTSNPIEWDMGFFENLFEYEWELTKSPAGAWQWEPKNEEAKNTVPDAHDSSKKNDPMMLTTDLALKADPDYRKISKRFYENPDEFADAFARAWFKLIHRDMGPKNRYLGPEVPEEDLLWQDPIPAVDHELINEEDIAELKEEILDSDLTISELVSAAWASASTYRDSDKRGGANGARVRLAPQKDWEVNNPEQLAKVLSTLEEIQESFNGSQSGDKKVSLADLIVLGGCAAVEKAAKDGGHDVEVPFTPGRADATAEQTDEESFEWLKPDADGFRNYCNTNRNATEEELLVDKAQLMSLTAPEMTVLLGGMRVLDTNYDGSDHGVFTDEPGSLTNDFFTNLLDMSTTWEAKSDDQQVFEGRDRNTGEVEWTGTRADLIFGSNSELRALAEVYATDDAEEKFVEDFVAAWDKVMNLDRFDLD is encoded by the coding sequence ATGGAAAATGAAAGTAAATGTCCTTTTCATAACGGAGCTCCTAAGCAAAGTGCAGGGGGAGGCACAAAAAATGAAGATTGGTGGCCGAACAAACTGAATCTAGATATTCTACGTCAACATTCCTCACTCTCTGATCCAATGGGGGAAGACTTTGACTATGCTGAAGAGTTTGAAAAGTTAGATCTGAATGAAGTGAAGCAAGATCTATATGACTTGATGACTGATTCACAAGATTGGTGGCCAGCAGACTGGGGGCATTACGGTGGACTTTTCATTCGTATGGCTTGGCACAGTGCAGGAACCTATCGCGTAGCAGATGGGCGCGGAGGAGGTAGTACCGGTAATCAGCGTTTTGCACCCCTTAACAGCTGGCCCGATAATGTTAACCTTGATAAAGCACGTCGATTATTATGGCCTGTAAAGAAAAAGTATGGTAAGAAAATTTCGTGGGCCGATCTGATGATTCTAGCAGGCAACTGTGCACTGGAATCGATGGGTTTTGAGACCTTCGGTTTTGGGGGTGGTCGTGAAGATATCTGGGAACCTGAAAAAGACGTTAATTGGGGACCGGAACATGAAATGTTAGCTGATGAGCGCCACGATAAGGATGGAAATCTCGAAGGCCGTCTTGCCGCTGACCATATGGGACTCATATATGTAAATCCAGAAGGGCCTAATGCTGATCCCGATCCTGAAAAAGCGGCGAAATTTATTCGTCAATCATTTGCAAGAATGGCGATGGATGATGAAGAAACCGTTGCTCTCATCGCCGGTGGACATACTTTTGGTAAAGTGCATGGCGCTGCTCCTGAAGATCATAAAGGTCCTGAACCTGAGGCTGCATCTATTGAGCAACAGGGACTTGGCTGGCAAAGTGATTACGGTAGCGGAAAAGCCGGTGATACTGTCTCAAGTGGGTTAGAAGGAGCCTGGACCAGTAATCCTATTGAATGGGATATGGGCTTTTTCGAAAATTTATTTGAATATGAATGGGAGTTGACAAAAAGTCCTGCCGGCGCCTGGCAGTGGGAACCTAAAAATGAAGAAGCCAAAAACACGGTTCCTGATGCTCATGATTCGTCTAAAAAGAATGATCCGATGATGCTCACCACGGATCTTGCTTTGAAAGCAGATCCTGACTATAGGAAAATATCGAAGCGATTTTATGAAAATCCGGATGAATTTGCCGATGCCTTTGCTCGTGCTTGGTTTAAGCTAATCCATCGTGATATGGGTCCCAAAAATCGATATCTGGGTCCCGAAGTACCTGAAGAGGATTTGCTATGGCAAGATCCCATTCCGGCAGTTGATCATGAACTTATCAATGAAGAAGATATTGCTGAGTTGAAAGAGGAGATCCTTGATTCCGATCTTACTATTTCTGAGTTGGTTTCTGCCGCATGGGCTTCTGCATCGACTTATAGAGATTCTGATAAACGGGGCGGAGCCAACGGGGCTCGGGTTCGTTTAGCTCCACAGAAAGATTGGGAGGTAAATAATCCTGAACAATTGGCAAAAGTGCTATCAACCCTAGAAGAGATACAGGAATCATTTAATGGTTCTCAATCTGGTGATAAAAAAGTATCACTAGCTGATCTTATAGTACTCGGGGGATGTGCTGCCGTGGAAAAAGCAGCTAAAGATGGCGGACACGACGTGGAGGTTCCTTTTACTCCGGGCCGAGCAGATGCTACTGCTGAACAGACGGATGAAGAATCTTTTGAGTGGTTAAAACCTGATGCAGATGGTTTCCGCAACTATTGTAATACCAATCGCAATGCCACTGAAGAAGAGCTGCTGGTAGACAAAGCACAACTTATGAGCCTGACTGCACCGGAAATGACGGTACTACTTGGGGGCATGCGCGTGCTGGATACTAATTACGATGGCTCTGATCATGGCGTATTTACCGATGAACCCGGTTCCTTAACCAACGACTTCTTTACAAATCTCCTTGACATGAGTACGACCTGGGAAGCCAAGTCGGATGACCAACAAGTATTCGAGGGACGTGATCGTAATACAGGAGAAGTTGAATGGACGGGTACTCGAGCAGACCTGATATTCGGTTCAAATTCAGAGCTGCGGGCATTAGCAGAAGTCTATGCAACTGATGATGCTGAAGAGAAGTTCGTTGAGGACTTTGTAGCAGCCTGGGATAAAGTAATGAACCTTGATCGTTTTGATCTTGACTAA
- the phoU gene encoding phosphate signaling complex protein PhoU has translation MSQHIDTEIKLLKDNVLELMFLVKNQLEKGQKALDSFDEELAHEIMANEKRVDSLELTIDRDCEELLALHNPVAVDLRFVMAAFKINSDLERVGDHANSIAKYIVDFGRPIEDKTFESMRLKVMYDTSIKMMSNVFNAFITEDTELARKVFKLDKTLNKINRETSEVTAKLIQEDVEQTQNYLYLFSIIRKLERVGDLTKNIAEELIFYMEAKVLKHKKRNSNNNKST, from the coding sequence ATGTCACAGCACATCGATACTGAAATAAAGTTATTAAAAGATAACGTACTGGAGTTGATGTTTTTGGTTAAGAATCAACTCGAGAAAGGACAAAAGGCGCTCGATAGTTTTGATGAGGAACTGGCCCATGAAATTATGGCCAATGAAAAACGAGTTGACAGTCTGGAACTTACGATCGATCGAGATTGTGAGGAACTGTTGGCCTTACATAATCCGGTAGCCGTAGACCTTAGGTTTGTAATGGCTGCTTTCAAAATTAACTCTGATCTTGAAAGGGTGGGAGACCATGCCAATAGTATTGCAAAGTATATTGTAGATTTTGGAAGGCCTATTGAGGATAAAACTTTTGAGTCTATGCGACTGAAAGTGATGTATGATACCTCCATCAAAATGATGAGTAACGTCTTTAATGCCTTTATTACCGAGGATACCGAACTCGCACGTAAGGTTTTTAAACTTGATAAGACCTTAAATAAGATAAATCGCGAGACATCTGAAGTAACGGCCAAATTAATTCAGGAAGATGTTGAGCAGACTCAAAACTACTTATACCTCTTTTCTATTATTCGAAAATTAGAAAGGGTTGGCGATTTAACTAAGAATATTGCTGAAGAGCTCATCTTCTATATGGAAGCTAAAGTTCTTAAGCATAAAAAACGGAACTCAAATAACAATAAAAGTACGTAA